The Skermanella rosea sequence CGCCCATGTCCGCCCGCCTAATTCTGCTTCAGGTGGCCGGCCACCTTGGCCGCCAGTTCGGCGAGACGGTGGGCGTAGCCCATCTCGTTGTCGTACCAGGCGAAGATCTTCACGGCGGTGCCGTCGACCACCAGGGTGGACGGGCCGTCGATGATCGAAGACCGGGTGTCGCCGCAGAAATCGATCGACACCAGCGGTCGGGACTCGAAGCCGAGGATGCCCTTCAGCGGGCCGTCGGCAGCCTCCTTCAGGAAGGCGTTGACCTCCTCCGCCGTGGTCGCCCGGGCCACCTCGAACACGCAGTCGGTCAGCGAGCCGGTCAGCAGGGGCACCCGCACGGCCAGCCCGTTCAGCTTGCCCTGGAGCTCGGGATATATCAGCCCGATCGCCGTGGCCGAGCCGGTGGAGGTGGGGATCAGCGACATCAGCGCCGAGCGGGCGCGCCGCAGGTCCTTGTGGGGCGCGTCAACGACGACCTGGGTGTTGGTCGCGTCGTGGATCGTGGTGATGATGCCGTGGCGGATGCCGAGCTTCTCCTGGATCACCTTGACGACCGGTGCCAGGCAGTTGGTCGTGCAGGACGCGGCGGTAACCACATGATGCGCGTCCGGCTCGTACAGATGGTCGTTGACGCCCATGACGACGTTCAGCGCGCCGGGTGTCTTGACCGGCGCCGCCACGACCACCTTGCGGGCGCCCCGATCCAGGTGCGGGGTCACCGTCCCGGTCGTGACGAACTTGCCCGAGCATTCCAGCACCAGATCGACGCCCAGGTCGGCCCAGGGGATGCCGCCCGGCTCGCCATGGTCGGTGAAGCCGATGCGCCGGCCGTCGATCCGGATGCCTCCGTCCTCGGCGGCGACCGGAACGGGCCAGCGGCCCTGGACGCTGT is a genomic window containing:
- a CDS encoding ArsJ-associated glyceraldehyde-3-phosphate dehydrogenase, with amino-acid sequence MTIRVGINGFGRIGRLACRAAVDRGLLDIVHVNEVKGGPETAAHLLEFDSVQGRWPVPVAAEDGGIRIDGRRIGFTDHGEPGGIPWADLGVDLVLECSGKFVTTGTVTPHLDRGARKVVVAAPVKTPGALNVVMGVNDHLYEPDAHHVVTAASCTTNCLAPVVKVIQEKLGIRHGIITTIHDATNTQVVVDAPHKDLRRARSALMSLIPTSTGSATAIGLIYPELQGKLNGLAVRVPLLTGSLTDCVFEVARATTAEEVNAFLKEAADGPLKGILGFESRPLVSIDFCGDTRSSIIDGPSTLVVDGTAVKIFAWYDNEMGYAHRLAELAAKVAGHLKQN